Part of the Thunnus albacares chromosome 11, fThuAlb1.1, whole genome shotgun sequence genome, CACTACAAACACTCTCATATACAAGATTATGATGAGAGTAACTGGAACAACAAAGGTCAGAACAAGATCAACAAGTCCTGAAACATAttcaatgacaaacacacactctccgTGACAGGAATTATACTTACCTGGTTGAGTCAGTTCATCCTTTGTAAAGACAATGCTGAAGATGGCAGAAAAGAgccaacacagacaaacacagagtttAACTCTTCTAACAGTGATTCTGGTGGTGTAATGCAGAGGGTCACAAATAGCCACATAGCGGTCAACTGATATGAGCACCATGTCTCCTACTGAGGAAGAGGTAATGATGAAGGCCACATAATTAAACAGAGAACACATGAGATCACCAAGAAACCAGCAGGATGTTCGCCGGAAAACTATTCCGGGCATCACCACAAGGCCCACGAGAATGTCTGATACAGccagagagaggagcaggaggttGGTGGGTGTGTGGAGCTGCctggaggaaaagagaaatgcaTCATTAAACTGAGTCCTTATATCTAAATGATAAAACAACTCAAACAAGTATTCCAAAAAAACTATCAGCATTCTCTGATCTGCCTCATCTAAAGTTAACACATGGTTAAGTGTAGACAAtcaaaactacttggttaaggttgACATACATTGATTATTGGGGGGAGACAGGACATGAACCATTGTCTCCAGTGTCAAAGTCAGACATTTGagatttattttgcaaaaacattttcagcaagACAGAACATTAGTCTAATGTTCTAAGGTGCAACATTACTTAGTAGTAGCTCAAACACAATTCCtcttttaaatctgtttatatcaatatgttttaaaaatgtaggaTCTGCAGATAGTTGTATCTCTGCCTGAAGTGGGAGACCGAGATGATGACGAGCAGGTTGAGAGCCACAatgagcagagagaaggaggacagCAGAATGATCCGAAACACAACTTCAGATCCAGAAGATGTTGACCTTCTGCAGGAGGTGTTGAGGAGTTGTGGAAAGCAGAGCTCCGCTCCTTCCTGGACCTCCATCATCAGAGATCAtgagagagctgcagctgtgGCGG contains:
- the LOC122992530 gene encoding trace amine-associated receptor 13c-like; the encoded protein is MEVQEGAELCFPQLLNTSCRRSTSSGSEVVFRIILLSSFSLLIVALNLLVIISVSHFRQLHTPTNLLLLSLAVSDILVGLVVMPGIVFRRTSCWFLGDLMCSLFNYVAFIITSSSVGDMVLISVDRYVAICDPLHYTTRITVRRVKLCVCLCWLFSAIFSIVFTKDELTQPGKYNSCHGECVFVIEYVSGLVDLVLTFVVPVTLIIILYMRVFVVAVSQARAMRSHVAAVTLQVSLTLTSNKSELKAAKTLGILVVVFLICFCPYYCISLAGGDTSFTNPSEFFLGVLYYFNSCLNPVIYALFYPWFRKAIKLIVTLQILQPDSCDANIL